The sequence below is a genomic window from Physeter macrocephalus isolate SW-GA chromosome 19, ASM283717v5, whole genome shotgun sequence.
CCCACCCAcgtccaccatcttgaaggtgaGCTCCTTGAAGGTGAACTTGTTCTCCACGATGCCCGTGGTCATGTCCCGGGAGCGCAGGATGTCCTCCACGGTGGGCACGTAGTCGGGCGCGGCGATGCGTTCCAGGTCGTTCAGGTAGTAGGCCGCGTTGTCCTCCAGGTGGTACTCGCTGGAGCGGCCGAAGCAGGCCTGTGCCCCGGGGTCGGCCCACAGCCGCCGCATGACACCCAGCAGCTCAGGTGTGATCTCGCCCTTGCTCTCGGCGGGGCCCGTCAGCGCAAACAGCTGCACGGCGTCGTAGGCGCGGTCGGGGTTGTGGAAGTCGATCTTGAGCGCAGCCAGGGCACGGATGATGCGGGTCAGCGAGTCAATGGCGTTGTAGATAATGAGCGGCTTGTACTCCTTGCAGGCCTCCAGGTTGAAGCCGCCGCTGTGGATGATCTTCATCTGCTTCACAATGGTGCTCTTGCCCGAGTTGCTGGTTCCCAGCAGGAGCAGCTTGATCTCACGGCGCTGCCGCTGGCTCTCCGAACGCAGGTGGCGGTCAATTCGCCGGGACCGCCGTGCTGCCTCTTTCTCCTCTGAGCTTTGCCGACATCCCATGGTCCGGCAGCGGCGGGCCCAGACGCGGAGCACGGGATGGGGCGCCTCTCCCGGTGGCCACCGAGCAGGGGAGCTGAGACTAGAGGCGGGTGCGCCCAGCGGATGGGAGCCGGTGCCCTGGAGCACTCAGCGTGGGTGGGGGGGCGAGGCCATGCCCCACTGCAGCCCTTGCCCCGGCGCCTCCTCTCCAGCTGGCATGGCTCTTGCGCTGCGGGAGGCGGCTGAGCCCTCCCTCAGGGACACTCCACCTCCCAGGGCCACAGCGGGGCCAGATGCGCCGCAGTCATTCCCTGTCCTCCTGACGGTGGGAAGCCGTCTGGTCTCTGGTTGCTGGGGTGATGCTGCCGAGTGTGGCTGGAGGGCCGGCTGCCAGTAAGGATGTCGTGGGCTCTCCCTGTGGTCTCCCTGCCTCGGGCATCCGCCTTCACCTGCCAACAAGAGAACAGCATGAGCCTCCTCCCACCACAggctgggtgggcagggaagccctggaccgcGAGAAGCGGCCTGGGGAATGATGAATCAGagcctcccccctgcccccccagtgGAGCTCAAACCACAGCAAAACATGCCTGGCGGCCACCCTGCACCCCTCCCGCCAGCCAGCTGGCCTGAAGCCGGCGCTCAAGGAAAGAGTGCCCACAGCTAGGCCAGGACCAGGCCTGAGGGTCTTCAGAGGGGAGAGAGCCCAGCACCCCGCCACTCTGCCCTGCCCACCCGGACCCGGCGACCTCACCCTCGCCGAGCCTCAGACCTCCGTCTggtggtggttaggactccatgtggtggttccacaccctctcctgcagctgctggcGCTGCACCCACATGTTTACCATGGGGTCCCAGACCAGGGTAACTGGGTGCTACCGACTCTTACCGCCTCCCGTGAGTGGGGTCACTCCTGCTCTCTCCAGGGCAGGGGCTCTCAAATGGGCAGGGCGGTGGCCAGGTGTGGGCGGCAGGCCAGGCCAGAGCAATGCAAGGGCATCGGGAAACAGCAAGTCCAGGGCAAGGCAGGGGCGGCCCAGAGGCTCCCTGGTCCCAGGCCGAGCCTTTCAGGTCCCCTGCCTCCGCTGGTCAATAAGGAGCAGCTGTGCTCACACCTGGTGCAGGGACTCAGCACCAGCTCTCTGCCAGCCCCATGTTGACCCAGGAAGTCTGCATGCTCCTCCCAGGGCTCCCCCAACCACCTGCAGCAGCTGAGCCGGGTCCTTCCCACCAGGGCATCCCCGAAGCTCAGCCTCTGCCCCTTCCTGGGAGCCCAGGACGGCACCCCCCTCACCCCATCCACACAGCCTCTGTCCCTGCCTGGCTGCCTGCCCCCTGCAGCACCCCCATCTTGCCATGGCCAGCATCTACCCCCTAATGCCCCCATTCCCCCCACAGCAGGCCCTGGGTGGGAAGGACCCCCAAGTCTTGTCCATGTCCCCCTACCTGCCCGTCACTCTCCCAGCCACCTCCATGCCTGCCAGTCCCTGCCATCCTGCCCTGGAGCTGTGACCCCGAGCCCGTTCTCTCCCTGGGCTCCCCCTGCTCTCAGGGTGGTGAGTGTCAGCCCAGCTGTGTGGCCGGGCCCATGACCCCCGTCTCAGAGCCTGTCCCTCACTGATCACAGCACACCCAGAGCTGGTCCCCAAGAGGTAAAGTGTCCGGCACAGAGCCTGGTACCCAGCCagtgctcccccacccccatccccatcacCTGTGAGCGCCCCCCATTCTGCTGCCTGGGCCTCCACCCCATCCCGCCCCGCCCTCCGTGGCAGCActtgggcctggcacacagcaggtgcccaGTCGGCAAGGGGGAGGGGTTCAGCCTTGGGGCGCTGTCTCCTGCTTTGCCGCAGCCCCACAGCCCACAGTGGGGGATGCATCAGGAGACGTCTCTGCTGAGAGCAGCGACTAAACGGCTCGTCATTCAGCACGGCCCCAGCAAGGATGGCGATCACGCTTAGAACAGCAGCCCCGAGATGACCCCCCTCTGGGCACGGGGTGGGTGCTCTTGAGCGAGTGTCGTAGGACGATGCATACAGGACACAGGCAGCACATGCACCCACAAGCATGtgccccccaacacacacgtGCGTGCATGTACTGTGTGAGTAGAGGTCTGTGAAGTTATTTTCCAAGCAGCAGTGAGCTCTATGTTGTGAAATTACAAGGGATTTGTGCATTTTACCATGTTTCCTATACTTCCCTCATGAACTGTGTCATAAGAAAGGTTTATAGACAAGAGTCCCGCCCGGGACTTGCCCTGGACCATAAGTATGTGCAACAGGGACCCAGTCGTTGCTCCCTAGTCCCTGCTGATGACCCGGCCCTGCCCTCGGCCAGCAGCCCCGGACATCTGGCTCCAGCCCAGCGTCTGCCTAGGGCCCCCAGTGCCCAGCCTCCTGAAGGCGATGCTGGCTACACTGGGGGAACCCCATGTTGTCATTTCCGCTTTTCTCAATTTTGTGTCTTAAAGTCTCAGGTACAGGCAGGCCCCAAGTGGCCAATTCTCCCTTAGCTGATCAGCGACAGGGACAAAGGTCACCCAGGAGAGCAGGTCCCTCCTGTTGTCTGGGGCCCCCAGAGACAAGCAGACCCTCAGGCGCTGGGTCTCCCTGTGGTGACCCCTCTCTTGGGACATAGTTTAACCGGCACAGGTGACACGGCATGGGGTCCAGCAGGCCAGTCCCCTGCCTCCGTGCAGGGCTGCACCTGAACAGACTGCACCGTCGGCCACGTCCTCGCAAGCGCCGCACACGACCCCCCGCACCCAACCCCATGCAGCCTGGGGAGCCTGCCCTCCACCTGGCTCTGGCATGGGACCCCTGCCTGCTCCTCACGGGCCAGCTCAGGCTCTCGTGGCCCACCAGCGGgcaccccacctctccccaccacgCCCGCCCCTTCTCTGGTCTCTCCCACCAGACTGAGGCCCTTACcaaacaccacatacaaaaattaacttaaaatggatcaaagacctaataCTGTAAGACTCTTAGGAAAAACCATAGGGCAAAAGCTGCCTGACACTGGGTTTGGCACTGATTTCTTGGATAAGACACCAAAggtacaagcaacaaaagaaaaaacaaactggatttcatgaaaattttaaacttttgtgcaCCAAAAGACGGTATCAGCAGGTAAAGAGGCAATCCACGGAATGGAAGAAAACATCTGCAAATTGTATAcctaataagggattaatatctagaatatagagacaactcctaaaattcaacaaaaaacccaacctgattcaaaactgggcaaaggacttgaatggaCATTTATCCAatgaagatatatgaatggccaataagaacaagaaaagatgtttatcactaattactagagaaatgcaaaccaaaaccacactaagataccacctcacacctataAGGATAGCTACTATTgaaaaaatcccagaaaacagTGAATACTGACGagacatggagaaattggaacccttgcgcactgttggtgggaaggtaaaatggtgtagctactatagaaaacagtacggaggtttctcacaaaaattaaaaccGATCTACCAcgtgatccagtaattccacctctgggtacctacccaaaagaattgaaagcagggtctcaaagcaattttttgtttgtttttttttttgcagtacgcgggcctctcactgctgtggcctctcccgttgcggagcacaggctccggacgcgtaggctcagcggccatggctcacgggcccagccgctccgcggcatgtgggatcttcccggaccggggcacgaacccgtgtcccctgcgtcggcaggcggactctcaaccactgcgccaccagggaagccctcaaagcaatttttgtacacccatgttcataacagcattatccacaatagctaAGAAGcagaagcaactcaagtgtccactgacagacaaatggacaaacaaaatgtgataaaaacatacaagggaatgttatttagccttaaaaaggaaggaaattctgacacctgccacaacatggatgagccttgaggacattatgctcggTGAAACAGGCCcggcacaaaaggacaaataccgtaGGATTCTAATTACATAAGGTCTTTAGAGCAGTCAAGttcatagggacagaaaatagatggtgccaggggctggggagctgtTGCTTAATAGGGTCAGAgtctgtttgggaagatgaaaaggttctggaggtgatggtggtcatggttgcacaacgacgtgaatgtacttaatgccgctaaactgtaccatttaaaaatggttaaaatggtcaattttgttatttgtattttaacacaCCCATGAGAAAAACGGGGCTGGCCACGTGGTCCTTGACCAGTGCAGCCACAGGGCAACGGAGGAGTAAATGGGAATCGTGGCTGGGGGCGACTGTGTGTGTTGGGCCAAGTCTGGGAGCCAACTGCCACCTATGGGGTGGTGGAGCCTGGGGCTGTGCgcggacacagggagggaggtcTGTAAGCAGGGGGACCTCAGGACAGCCCCATCCCCTCGGAGGCTCCTGCCAGTTCGATCTCTTTGGGTCTGACTGGGCTTTCCTGGACCCCTGAGGACATCCCCAGTCAGCCCAGAGGCACAGGGCCAAGGGCAGGACGACCACATCATTCCCTGGCCAGTAACTGTTCATGAGTCCTCAGGTCCCGAATCCCAGGATGCCCCACCACAGCGCTGCTGGGTCTGGCTGGAAATCActgaggagtgggggagggagaggcactgGGGGGGCGGCGCAGGGGTGCCATGGCGTGACCGGGGAACCGAAGGAAAGCAGGGTGGCCGGACCGAGACAAACGAGAGAGgcacagggagagaggagggggcgggCCGGCCGGGAGGAGCCCACGGTGCGGGTGCACGTCCGTGTTGTGGTTGCATGCCTGCAGATCCGTGCCTGCGTCCGTGTGCACGAcggcacacgtgtgcacacactgGTCTAGGTAGTGCCTGTGTGCAGGTCCACGTACGTGTGTAGGGAGGTGCACACGCACGTCTGTGCCGCTGCACATGGCATGTGGGGAGCAGGGGTGCACGTGGAGGAGTCAGGGCTCTGTCACTCAGTTACTTACTGGGCCGGCTGGCAGTGATGGAGGGGGGGCACTGCTGAAGACCCTTGATGGAGAAGGCTGGGCATCAGACCACAGGTAGCAAGTGAGCAGTGGTGAGGGAGGCACCCAGTTCCagagagtggggtgggggtgggttgaTGCAGGCTGCACAGGTTGGGGGGCCGGCCTCTGGGAAGGAGGTGGTGAGGAAAGCGGGACTGcgggtgcaaaggtcctgagatgGGGACGTGCCTGGCACCAGAGGGACAGCACGGATGCTGGGGGCTGGCGCCGAGAGTGAGGGGCTGGCCTCTTCCCTGAGCCAGGTGGGAGCCAGCCAAGGTTTGGGTGATGAGTGTTGTGTTGTCTTGAGTGTGAACAGCATCCCTGGACCGGGAAGGCTCTGCACGCAGCAGTCCAGGGGACGGAGCTGCGGTTGGGTTCAGGGCGCCCCAGGGTCTGGCCCCAGGGCGGGAGGGGGGCTGTTGTTGGAGAGGGGACGCTGGGGAGAAGCGGCAGGTGCGCTCATGGAAGGCTCGGTCTACACATGTGGACCCACGGGGGCTCCCCAGCAGCTGTGGGGAGACACTGGGTCCTCTTGACAAGCTCCATCACAGCCCCTCATAGGCCTCCCAGACTCACTGACCCGCCTACCTGTGGACCCCAAGGCTGCGAGGGCAGGACCCCAAACCCAGAGCCCACTCAGCAGCCCTGTGGACTGAAAGTTGCTCTCCTTCTTGTGGTCTCAGGCAGATACTTCCCTTCAAAacttccctgccctgcccccgaCCCCCAACCCTGGACCCTGGCTCACCGCCTGGCAGGCCCACTGGCCCTCCTGTCACACTGCCCTTCCCCAGACACAGCCCTCTCAAGTCTCATGTCACAGAATCTGGTGACGGCCTGGAGCCAGGGGTGGGGACACGCTGCTGCCACCTCTCTGGGGCCTTTGCATATCTGGCGCCCTGTACCCTGGACGCCCCCCATGGCCTGGCCCAGAGCTCCAACCACGTGACACCTGGGTCCGCTGTCACCCTCTTCGCAGCTGCTGTGTCAGAAGCTGGGGCGGAGCAAGGCTGTGGAACGCCAGCCCCTGACCTCGCTCCCAGCagctcctcctgcccccacccccgatGCAGGAAGGGAGCCCAGGGTCAAGGTCACCTAAAGTGTTGCACCCAAGCTGGGCTAAGTCAGAGGGTCTCCAAGGACAGAAGATGGCTTATCGGCTTACTGGCCTGAGAAAGCCTGGACCCGGCGGGAGGGGCACCTTCCTCACAGGTCCCCGCTTCCTCTGAGGGAGACAGGCCCGGCCCCTCCCTCTCCagaccccctccccgccccaagGAAAGCCTGCTCCACGCTGAGCCCTGGGCCACTAGATCAGGGTGTGCTTGAGAGGGGACGTTTGAGGCCCAAGCAGAGGTCACTCAGGTGGCCAGCCGTGTGGGGGACGGGGGGAGGAccccagggcagagggcagcCCAGGTCACAGGGCCAGCAAGGCCGAGTGAGACCACCCACCTGACGCCCCGGCCAGCGAGTCCCCAGCGCCAGAGCTGGGACCAGGGCTGTCTGAGGTCCTGGGCCTTTCCACCCCCAGAGCCTGCCCCTTGCCCCCGCGGAGCTGGGTGGGGCTGTGACTCAGCACCactgtcccccccgccccctgcagctGCTCCTGGGCCCCTGCAGCCTTCTGTAGAGGCCTGGCGGGGGGCCTGCCTGAGTCCCAACGCCCATGTCCTGTCCACACGCCTCGGTCACTGGCCTCCTGGGCCTGAACCACCCAAGTCGTTTCCATCTTCTGAAGAGTGGGTCCCTCTCCCGGCCCTCCAGAACTGCCATCCCCGCGTCAGCTCCCTCCCTGTGGCCGTCACCGCTGACCCATGTCCTCCCCTCTTAAGAAGGACCCATTTCCCACTGCCCGTGAGCACCCGGTGAGCCGGAGCCCAGAGCTCCGCTTTGGGTGGACACCTGGGCCCGAGTGCCAGGTCCCTGTGCGCCCCTCGTTGGGTCTTCTCGAGCCGGCCTAGACCCGCCCGTGGCACCCAACAGGCCCGTGTCCTTTGCCTGTGTGCTTCtgaccaccccccgcccctcTGCCTCCACCCCCCGCCTCCACCCGCCTGAACTCAAGCTGCGGCCCCATGACAGGCCTTGTACCTCTGGGTGCAACAGCCCCTGCCTGGCCAGCCCGGGCCCGCAGACCCCATGGGGCCGTTTGCATGTGTCCTCGGACTCAGGGCAGCTGAGGGCTGGGCCTCAGGGAGGGGTTGTCCCGGGGGAGCTGGGCACCGGGGGACCAGGGAGAGGGCCTGGCTGCACCCTCGGCCGCCAGGGCCCCCCCCAGAGGGGGCGGCCTGCACCTCTGTCCCGAGAGTACGGCTCCCTGCCTCAGCCTTGCGGGGTGTCCAGAGCTGGGCACGGCACCccaggtgtggaaactgaggtttggggagggggtgacTTCCTCGGGGCTGCCTGAGGGGGCCTGCAGGGCTTGGGCCCATGGGTCCTCCGACCCCCAGGAACCCCCGGCACACACAGCACCACTGGTCACCTGCTCTGTTATTTACCCCGTGGTTTTCTTTAAACTAACTTGCGTTTTCACTTAGGCATCTGTGCTTTAAAACTGGCCTCATGTTCCTGCTTTGAACGGAAAGCCCGAGTCACAGCTCAGACAGTTGGAACCCAGAACAGAAGTGGGGTCGCAGCTGCCAGCCAGGGTGTTGCCAGGGAGGCTGTGGCCCCGCTCCTCCTGAACAACGGGATcaaggtgggtggggggagggcccaaactggggggagggtggtggagCTGCTGctcacagctgtggcctcagGCCACCTCCATGGTTTGGTGGCCGCCTGGCCCCTGGGATGCAGAAAAGTATATCTGGGCCTGAGCCCCTCCCCGCTGGGACCCCTGAGCAGTGGCGTCAGCGCTGCACCCCACGGCCTCACTCAGGACAGACGCCGTCTCTTGTCTCAGAAAAGTGCTCCACCCCTGATCCGCTAGTTCCATCCCATCAGCACCCCCCCAGCCCTCCCAGTAGGCCATCAGTCGACCCTGGGCCCCGTCTGATCATCACGGTACCCTTGGGggactgagcctgtgtgtcaggCTCTGCTCTGTGCTCGGGGACATGGGGTGAGTCTGGGCATCAAGGggcttgtgttctggtgggtggactGGTGAAGAGCAGTGCcgtggagaaggggagaaggtgTGTGTGGCGTGCAGCCAACTAGCGGGATGGGGGGAGGTCCAAGGAGGTGACGCTGGAGGAGACAGATGACAAGAAGCCACCAGTcatgcgggggaggggagggggccagggtggggacaGCTGGAGTGACACTGACCAAGGGCTCGGCTGGGCAGTGGGGGAGCCTGCCTGGCCTGGGCCCAGCTCAGGGCAGGTCCACCCCAGGAGCGTCCCTCCCACAGTTCCCTAGGGAGCAGCTCAGAGATGGCTGCCTTGGCAGGGACCCTCCCCCCAGGGGTCAGAGGGCAGAAACTGCCCCCCCGGAGACCCCTGTTCTCCCAGGGAGCTGCCACTGGTGGTGGGAGGCGGGCACGGGTTGCATCACCAGCCTGGATCCAGGCATCAGGGAGGATActgcacggggcttccctggaaaGGCCTGCAAAGCAAGCGCAGGCCACGCCTCCCTCATATCCTACAGCTCGTGGGCCTGGCCGACATCACACATGGCAGAATCCAAATGCTCTGATGGTTTCTGATATGACAACATGTACTTTTGGACTAAAAAGCCACACCTTTCCCTCCAAGGAGATGACCCCTGCTTACCTTGATGCCAGTAACACTGGAAGGGGACAGGGACAGGCCGCCCTCCCAGAAGCTGCCCTCTGGGCAAAGCCGGCCTCCCTGGTTGCGTCTCCTACCCCCACACCCACAGCGCCCTGCCCACCCCGCCACCCAGCTGAGAACATCCCCCCGGAGGCCAGAGAGAGCCTCCCTCCTGAGCGACCCTGGCCACTGCAGCACTGGCTGGACTTATCACCCGCACAGAGTGACCTTGAGCCCAGTGTCTGGCGCCCCTGCTGGGCAGTGGAACCGGACCTGACCCAGGACAGCCCTTCCTCAGGCGCTGGCTCCTCCTGCCTGGCCACACCCGACCCCTGtggcccctccccagggccccagctCCACCTCCCTCTGAGCAGGTGCTCGGGAAGATACACGGAACAGAGACATTGCtggcttggggacccctgacagCCACCCCCCAGCCCACTGGAGCAGGCCCCGGGTGAGCTTATCCACACACCCCAGCCTGCCTGCCAGACCCACAGTGGGCCTCCCCTTAAAAGCAGCCCCCTTACTTTGCCTCCTCCTTGTTCCCTGCTTATTTTGGAGCCAGAGTCCGAACAGATGGGAGGAGGACAGGGGCTGGTGGGCAGTGCCCCCAGCAGCAGACAGGCTCCAACAACTGGCTCTGCTGTGGCCAGGCAGCCCCTTGGCCTCAGGACCGCTACAGGTGACGGGAGAGGCCCTTCCCTTGGCCCCGCACTGTCCCATGGCTCTGGACGCCCCAGCCATGTGTGCAGCCTTCCGGCCCACAGCCGCCATGGCCGACCAGACGAGATGTGATAGCATCGCCTGAGGAACACTGACTCAGGAGGAAACCAGGCCAGAGATTTCTCCAGGCAgggagtaaataaataaacaacactgGAAGGTTCCACACTCAAGGGGATGGAGGTGCACTCACCAAGAGCCTGGCTCTAGGTTTCCGCAGCCAAGGGAACTGTTGACCGTCACTGAGGCCCCTGGGCTGGGTGCCCTGTGCCCTGCCTCTGTGCGTGGCCCCCCATAATCCCAGCCCCCGCCCTGGCCACCCCCAGGTGGGACCCTCTCTGGCAAGGGCTCTATAGGCCCCCTTCCCTCACAGCTCCTTTCCTGTTTTTTCTCACCTGGAAGGTGAGCACCGCCTCCATCCAGCCCCTTTTCCTTCCATGCCCTTCTCACcgcctccttccccagcctcctaATCACACGCAGACCTGCAGGCTGCGGGATCTCAGCCTCCAGGCCAGCGTGGCTCAAAAATGTCAGATGCCTAGCCCACTCCCAGGTCCGAGGAAGGACCCAGAACATGCACACTGTCCAGCCCCGTGGGTCCTCTCAAGGCCAGCGGCTGCCCCAGGTCACTCTGAGTGGCTGGCCCCGGTCCTCCCCTCTGAGACAGGCCACCCCGGGAGTGTCCAAGCCCACAGTGGCCTTGACCCTGTCTGGACGGGGTTCTCGAGAAGCAAAGGCTGAGACAGGTATTCCCAGGCACATGACTGGTCTAGGATGCGAGCTGAGGGGGTTGGGTCGCAGGACAGGCCCCGTCGGGAACCCGGCGAAGGTGTGGACTCTGCCACCGCTTCGCCTCGCCTCGGCCTGACCGACAGGGAGCTCCGGAGCGTGAATGAAACCAGTGCTGCCCCACTCGGAGGGAAGGGCAGTTCTTGTAAGCAGGCAGCGGGAAGGGGAGCTGGGGGCACTGGCCAGCGTGTGCCCAGCACACCTCCCTCtgttcccccaccccttcctaacaggcccagggctgggcct
It includes:
- the GNAZ gene encoding guanine nucleotide-binding protein G(z) subunit alpha is translated as MGCRQSSEEKEAARRSRRIDRHLRSESQRQRREIKLLLLGTSNSGKSTIVKQMKIIHSGGFNLEACKEYKPLIIYNAIDSLTRIIRALAALKIDFHNPDRAYDAVQLFALTGPAESKGEITPELLGVMRRLWADPGAQACFGRSSEYHLEDNAAYYLNDLERIAAPDYVPTVEDILRSRDMTTGIVENKFTFKELTFKMVDVGGQRSERKKWIHCFEGVTAIIFCVELSGYDLKLYEDNQTSRMAESLRLFDSICNNNWFVSTSLILFLNKKDLLAQKIRRIPLTVCFPEYSGQNTYEEAAVYIQRQFEDLNRNKETKEIYSHFTCATDTSNIQFVFDAVTDVIIQNNLKYIGLC